The Vicinamibacterales bacterium genome contains a region encoding:
- a CDS encoding mechanosensitive ion channel — translation MLSEQLGMAYRDLVATVTGVLPRIVLGVVLAIALVLAARGIRRVTRVACRRARVDGLSDMLGLSALVARLGVRQPASEWIPSLVYTGTLLLFTQTGATMLGLTPIADSIRAFFSYLPNVLAAVAVLLGGSAAADFAGSAVRRAADDSGIDLAPTLGSVAAGLILFVTGIMALAQLRIDTEMIRIVTICALGGIALAFGLSLGLGSRDVTRGMIAGFYARKILRPGDTVSLEGASGTLVAITPTQTVIETPGGDHVAVANARYLDGRVSYKAGQVLE, via the coding sequence GTGCTGAGTGAACAGCTGGGGATGGCCTATCGGGATCTGGTGGCGACGGTCACGGGCGTCCTGCCGCGCATCGTGCTGGGCGTGGTGCTCGCCATCGCGCTCGTGCTCGCCGCCCGGGGGATCCGGCGCGTCACCCGCGTCGCGTGCCGCCGGGCTCGCGTGGACGGGCTGAGCGACATGCTCGGCCTCTCGGCCCTCGTCGCGCGGCTCGGCGTGCGTCAGCCGGCCAGCGAGTGGATCCCGTCCCTCGTCTACACGGGCACGCTGCTGCTGTTCACGCAGACCGGCGCCACGATGCTGGGCCTGACGCCCATCGCCGACTCGATCCGGGCGTTCTTCTCCTACCTGCCGAACGTCCTCGCCGCCGTGGCGGTGCTGCTCGGCGGGAGCGCCGCGGCCGACTTCGCGGGCAGCGCCGTGCGCCGCGCGGCCGACGACTCGGGCATCGATCTGGCGCCGACGCTCGGCAGCGTGGCCGCGGGCCTCATCCTGTTCGTCACGGGCATCATGGCGCTGGCGCAGCTCCGGATCGACACCGAGATGATCCGGATCGTCACCATCTGCGCCCTCGGCGGCATCGCGCTGGCCTTCGGCCTGTCGCTCGGCCTGGGCAGCCGCGACGTGACGCGCGGCATGATCGCGGGCTTCTACGCCCGGAAGATCCTGCGCCCGGGCGACACCGTGTCGCTCGAGGGGGCGTCGGGCACGCTCGTGGCCATCACGCCGACGCAGACCGTGATCGAGACACCCGGCGGCGATCACGTGGCCGTGGCCAACGCGCGGTATCTCGACGGTCGCGTGTCCTACAAAGCCGGCCAGGTCCTGGAGTGA
- a CDS encoding DNA-3-methyladenine glycosylase, with translation MKPGRAASGQPLARAFYARPTLVVARELIGAVLVHDGADGRVAARIVEVEAYVGESDPACHAAPGPTPRNAPLYGPPGRAYVYLNYGMHCLLNAVTEEDSRPAAVLIRAAEPLDGLALMRRRRTRPGTEPPTDVALCRGPGNLGRAFGITLAENTCDLTSGPLTIVRGDAAPAVRWTPRIGLTRGQERHWRCVAAESRAVSGPRAWVAEGLPGPRPARAVADRRGA, from the coding sequence GTGAAGCCGGGCCGGGCGGCGTCCGGCCAGCCGCTCGCGCGGGCCTTCTACGCGCGGCCGACGCTCGTCGTCGCCCGCGAGCTGATCGGGGCCGTGCTCGTCCACGACGGGGCCGACGGCCGCGTCGCGGCCCGGATCGTCGAGGTCGAGGCGTACGTGGGCGAGTCGGATCCGGCGTGCCATGCCGCGCCGGGACCGACGCCGCGCAACGCCCCGCTCTACGGCCCACCCGGTCGCGCCTACGTGTATCTGAACTACGGCATGCACTGCCTGCTGAACGCCGTGACCGAGGAGGACTCGCGTCCGGCCGCTGTCCTCATCAGGGCCGCCGAGCCGCTGGACGGGCTGGCGCTCATGCGGCGACGGCGGACCCGTCCGGGCACGGAGCCGCCGACGGACGTCGCCCTGTGCCGGGGGCCGGGGAACCTCGGGCGCGCGTTCGGGATCACGCTGGCCGAGAACACCTGCGACCTCACCTCGGGTCCCCTCACCATCGTGCGCGGCGACGCCGCGCCTGCCGTGCGCTGGACGCCGCGCATCGGGCTGACACGGGGGCAGGAGCGCCACTGGCGGTGCGTGGCGGCGGAGAGCCGGGCCGTGTCTGGCCCGCGCGCCTGGGTGGCGGAGGGGCTGCCGGGGCCCCGCCCGGCTCGGGCGGTGGCGGATCGCCGGGGCGCCTGA
- a CDS encoding acyl-CoA synthetase, with product MDTAPLISAARRHTLGDLLRRTADRVPDKPAVRCGSVCWSYREYDALCSRLVAGLAEVGVGLGDPVAILARNSHAFAAMRFSLARLGAVLVPINFMLKAREVAYVLRHAGVRLLATDAGLAGLARDAAALDTPVERLLGLPGEASATPAGTELAFESLCACEGPPPEPSLAGTDLAQIVYTSGTESAPKGAMLTHDAVMWQYVSCVVEAGIAADDVTLHALPLYHCAQLDVFFGPAVYVGSTNIITSQPVPENLLPLIERHRITSFFAPPTVWISLLRSPLFDRTDLTSLRKGYYGASIMPVAVMHEIVERLPQMRLWNLYGQTEIAPLATMLGPDDQLRKPGSCGRPVLNVQTRVVDDRMRDVTPGEVGEIVHRSPQLLTGYFHDDERTSAAFEGGWFHSGDLATVDDEGYISVVDRKKDMIKSGGESVASREVEEAIYKLPQVSEVAVVGLPHPRWVEAVAAIVVRRPGEELDEAAVLAHCRELLAGFKAPKRVVFVDALPKNPSGKLLKRDLRDAHTGLFAGD from the coding sequence ATGGACACCGCACCCCTCATCTCGGCGGCTCGCCGCCACACCCTGGGTGACCTGCTGCGCCGTACCGCCGACCGCGTACCCGACAAGCCCGCGGTGCGATGCGGCAGCGTGTGCTGGAGCTATCGCGAGTACGACGCGCTCTGTTCGCGGCTGGTGGCCGGACTTGCCGAGGTCGGCGTCGGCCTCGGCGACCCGGTCGCCATCCTGGCGCGCAATTCCCACGCCTTCGCCGCGATGCGGTTCTCGCTGGCACGCCTCGGCGCGGTGCTGGTGCCGATCAACTTCATGCTCAAGGCGCGCGAGGTCGCGTACGTCCTTCGTCACGCCGGCGTGCGCCTCCTGGCGACGGACGCTGGCCTCGCGGGGCTGGCCCGCGATGCGGCCGCGCTCGACACGCCGGTCGAACGGCTGCTCGGCCTGCCCGGGGAAGCGTCCGCCACGCCGGCCGGCACCGAACTCGCCTTCGAGTCCCTGTGCGCATGCGAGGGCCCGCCGCCCGAGCCGTCGCTGGCCGGGACCGATCTCGCGCAGATCGTCTACACGAGCGGCACCGAATCGGCGCCCAAGGGCGCGATGCTGACGCACGACGCCGTGATGTGGCAGTACGTGAGCTGCGTCGTCGAAGCGGGCATCGCCGCCGACGATGTCACGCTGCACGCGCTACCGCTGTACCACTGCGCGCAACTGGACGTCTTCTTCGGCCCCGCGGTCTACGTCGGCAGCACGAACATCATCACGTCGCAGCCGGTGCCCGAGAACCTGCTGCCGCTGATCGAGCGCCACCGCATCACGAGCTTCTTCGCGCCCCCCACGGTGTGGATCTCGCTGCTGCGCTCGCCGCTGTTCGACCGCACCGACCTCACGAGCCTTCGCAAGGGCTACTACGGCGCGAGCATCATGCCGGTGGCGGTGATGCACGAGATCGTCGAGCGGCTGCCGCAGATGCGCCTCTGGAATCTCTACGGCCAGACCGAGATCGCACCCCTGGCGACGATGCTCGGGCCCGACGATCAGCTGCGCAAGCCCGGCTCCTGCGGACGCCCGGTGCTGAACGTGCAGACGCGCGTGGTCGACGACCGGATGCGCGACGTGACGCCCGGCGAGGTCGGCGAGATCGTGCACCGCAGCCCGCAGCTGCTTACCGGCTACTTCCACGACGACGAGCGAACCTCCGCCGCGTTCGAGGGCGGCTGGTTCCACAGCGGCGATCTCGCCACCGTGGACGACGAAGGCTACATCTCGGTCGTCGATCGCAAGAAGGACATGATCAAGTCCGGCGGCGAAAGCGTCGCGAGCCGTGAGGTCGAGGAGGCGATCTACAAGTTGCCGCAGGTGAGCGAGGTGGCGGTCGTCGGCCTGCCGCATCCGCGCTGGGTCGAAGCGGTCGCGGCGATCGTCGTGCGCCGCCCGGGCGAAGAGCTCGACGAAGCGGCCGTGCTCGCGCACTGCCGAGAGCTGCTGGCCGGCTTCAAGGCGCCCAAGCGCGTCGTCTTCGTCGATGCGCTGCCGAAGAATCCCAGCGGAAAGCTGCTGAAGCGCGACCTGCGCGACGCGCACACTGGGCTGTTCGCGGGCGACTGA
- a CDS encoding GGDEF and EAL domain-containing protein — translation MSRSTDPTNAPAATWDWTVTSDRVAYSAGWHALLGVARDASVESLHAWLGRVHPDDIAAVMDALGRHLSGETPHFRSEHRLRARTGAFQWVVAEGTAERDGGGQALRLAGTLAEVAERNRTDTLAGLPGLAAFTAHVDRLLSAARETPTARFAVLLVDLDNFDAINGTLGMEGGDVLLRDVLKRLARCLREGDLVARLGAHDPRTAQAGVGLPPLSGDECALALSNLTDARDATRVAVRLHEQLAAPFPVAGHRLFTSISIGIAMNSAAHDGVDDLLQDAYSALVRGKARGPSETQLFDDSARALPAEFMELEADVDAAVQQGAFEMWFQPTVGIADGAILRAEGLLRWRHPTRGLLRPNIFVPLLEETGLMGSVGWRTIGQGCRALAAWRAAHPAAGAMRISVNLSAKQCHAPDLITRLTSAVTTAGVAPGDLELEIAELDAMTHLEHTVGVTAALRDAGFKVALDDFGLGLATIEHIKRLGVHTLKIDRSYMGGPQQGASLGVVQYAIELAAVLGIDVVAEGIETPSELQMLRSLGCPLGQGFYFSRAIPSEDVKALLLRSGGTGTGWWAGAAPGSTRRRRDSDAQVEAAGR, via the coding sequence ATGTCGCGCAGCACCGACCCGACCAACGCCCCCGCGGCGACGTGGGACTGGACGGTGACGTCCGATCGCGTCGCGTACTCCGCCGGCTGGCATGCGCTGCTCGGGGTCGCGCGGGACGCCAGCGTGGAGTCCCTCCACGCCTGGCTGGGCCGGGTGCACCCCGACGACATCGCCGCCGTCATGGACGCGCTGGGCCGCCACCTGAGCGGCGAGACGCCGCACTTCAGGAGCGAGCACCGCCTTCGCGCGAGAACGGGCGCCTTCCAGTGGGTGGTGGCGGAAGGCACGGCCGAGCGTGACGGCGGTGGCCAGGCGCTCCGCCTGGCGGGCACGCTGGCGGAGGTGGCCGAGCGGAACCGGACCGACACCCTGGCGGGCCTCCCGGGTCTGGCCGCGTTCACGGCTCACGTGGACCGGTTGCTGAGCGCGGCCCGGGAGACGCCCACCGCCCGCTTCGCGGTGCTGCTCGTGGATCTCGACAACTTCGACGCCATCAACGGCACGCTCGGCATGGAGGGCGGCGACGTGCTGCTGCGCGACGTGCTCAAGCGGCTGGCGCGCTGCCTGCGCGAGGGCGACCTGGTGGCCCGCCTCGGCGCGCACGATCCGCGCACGGCCCAGGCCGGTGTGGGTCTGCCGCCCCTCAGCGGCGACGAGTGCGCGCTGGCGCTGTCCAATCTGACCGACGCCCGCGACGCGACCCGCGTGGCCGTGCGCCTCCACGAACAGCTCGCGGCGCCCTTCCCCGTGGCCGGCCACCGCCTGTTCACGTCGATCTCGATTGGCATCGCCATGAACAGCGCCGCGCACGACGGCGTGGACGACCTGCTGCAGGACGCCTACTCGGCGCTCGTCCGCGGAAAGGCGCGGGGCCCGTCGGAGACCCAGCTGTTCGACGACTCCGCGCGCGCGCTGCCGGCCGAGTTCATGGAGCTCGAGGCCGACGTGGACGCCGCCGTGCAGCAGGGCGCCTTCGAGATGTGGTTCCAACCCACGGTGGGCATCGCCGACGGCGCCATCCTGCGTGCCGAGGGGCTCCTCCGCTGGCGGCATCCCACGCGCGGGCTCCTGCGCCCCAACATCTTCGTGCCGCTCCTCGAGGAGACCGGGCTCATGGGCTCGGTGGGCTGGCGGACCATCGGCCAGGGCTGTCGCGCGCTGGCGGCATGGCGCGCCGCCCACCCCGCCGCCGGGGCGATGCGGATCTCGGTGAACCTGTCCGCGAAGCAGTGCCACGCGCCGGACCTCATCACCCGCCTCACGAGCGCGGTGACGACCGCGGGCGTGGCGCCCGGCGACCTCGAGCTCGAGATCGCCGAACTGGACGCGATGACGCACCTCGAGCACACGGTGGGCGTGACGGCGGCGCTCCGGGACGCGGGCTTCAAGGTGGCGCTGGACGACTTCGGGCTGGGGCTGGCGACCATCGAGCACATCAAGCGCCTGGGCGTCCACACGCTGAAGATCGACCGCAGCTACATGGGCGGCCCGCAGCAGGGCGCGAGCCTCGGCGTGGTGCAGTACGCCATCGAGCTGGCGGCCGTCCTCGGCATCGACGTCGTGGCCGAGGGCATCGAGACGCCGTCGGAGCTCCAGATGCTCCGGTCGCTCGGCTGCCCGCTGGGCCAGGGCTTCTATTTCTCGCGAGCCATTCCGTCCGAGGACGTCAAGGCGCTGCTCCTCCGAAGCGGCGGGACCGGCACCGGCTGGTGGGCGGGCGCCGCACCGGGAAGCACACGCCGCCGGCGGGATTCCGACGCGCAGGTCGAAGCCGCCGGCCGCTGA
- a CDS encoding response regulator, giving the protein MAPAPIANAPRRSVLVVNDQDGMRQTVLRTLQARGFYVQWARTGREALETVRRERPDVVLIDMDPPAVDGWESARRLKADPVTRSILVVAMSENARTDSRNLAMRVGCDAFAAKPVDVEHLAESVERLVAA; this is encoded by the coding sequence GTGGCCCCAGCCCCGATCGCCAACGCGCCGCGCCGCAGCGTCCTGGTGGTGAACGACCAGGACGGGATGCGGCAGACCGTGCTCCGGACGCTGCAGGCCCGCGGCTTCTACGTGCAGTGGGCCCGGACGGGCCGCGAAGCGCTCGAGACCGTCAGGCGCGAGCGCCCCGACGTGGTGCTGATCGACATGGACCCGCCGGCCGTGGACGGCTGGGAGTCCGCCCGCCGCCTGAAGGCCGACCCGGTGACGCGCAGCATCCTGGTCGTGGCCATGTCGGAGAACGCCCGGACCGATTCGCGGAACCTCGCCATGCGGGTGGGATGCGATGCCTTCGCCGCCAAGCCCGTGGACGTCGAGCACCTGGCCGAGAGCGTCGAGCGCCTGGTCGCCGCGTAG
- a CDS encoding sigma-70 family RNA polymerase sigma factor, with product MDQDTDQPDDPDAALVERARLSLTGDTRAFDELVDRHRRRVVANCRYLVSADEAEDLAQEVLVKAYFALRKYERRSKFSTWLYRIKVNHCLNHRRAARKHDGDVALDDTAPDAAALQVAPAAEVALERQADVSRVRAAVARLNDTLRVPLVMRELDEMSYEEIAAAIGISLSAVKMRILRARQELREALGGMDG from the coding sequence GTGGACCAGGACACCGACCAGCCGGACGACCCCGATGCCGCGCTCGTCGAGCGAGCCCGCCTGTCGCTGACCGGCGACACGCGGGCGTTCGACGAGCTGGTGGACCGCCACCGCCGCCGCGTGGTCGCCAACTGCCGCTACCTCGTGTCGGCGGACGAGGCCGAAGACCTCGCCCAGGAGGTCCTGGTGAAGGCGTACTTCGCCCTCCGCAAGTACGAACGCCGGTCCAAGTTCTCGACCTGGCTGTACCGCATCAAGGTCAACCACTGCCTGAACCACCGGCGCGCCGCGCGGAAGCACGACGGTGACGTCGCCCTCGACGACACCGCGCCCGACGCCGCGGCGCTCCAGGTGGCGCCGGCGGCCGAGGTGGCGCTGGAGCGGCAGGCCGACGTGTCGCGCGTCCGGGCCGCCGTGGCCCGCCTGAACGACACGCTGCGCGTGCCGCTGGTGATGCGCGAGCTGGACGAGATGAGCTACGAGGAAATCGCGGCCGCGATCGGCATCTCGCTGTCGGCCGTCAAGATGCGGATCCTGCGCGCCCGCCAGGAACTGCGCGAAGCCCTCGGGGGCATGGATGGCTGA
- the uvrA gene encoding excinuclease ABC subunit UvrA, giving the protein MAPFRSAPEPLVVRGARTHNLKHVDVTVPSSQLVVLTGVSGSGKSSLAFDTIYAEGQRRYVESLSAYARQFLERMEKPDVDSIEGIAPAIAIRQKNSVRNPRSTVGTVTEVHDYMRLLYARVGRTYCTRCGTEVVRETAEVVADRLLSLPDGTRLLVGFDMPVLAAQARPRAAADEDADDADAGDDASPEPVGPLSAGMAAVDALRRKGFGRLLVDGAAVAFEDLTPDVVDTAAALSVVVDRLRVASDQRSRLTDSIEVAYQQGGGAAWAIEVTAEGEAGARHLFSERFECRPCQLTYETPQPRLFSFNNPFGACPSCHGFGNVIELDVDLVVPDPAKTLAQGAIEPWTKPHYRSHLAELKKVARSIGVPLDVAWRDLSPEQQKLVIDGDGAGWGGVRGFFAWLERKKYKVHVRVFLSRYRGYQTCPDCGGTRLRREARAVKVADRTIDQVSALTTDEARRFFDGLSLGPQDAAIAQKVLVEIRRRLGFLADVGLDYLTLDRLSSTLSGGEAQRISLATSLGAALVGTLYVLDEPSIGLHARDNQRLIGILRQLRDLGNSVLVVEHDADMIAVADHVVDMGLGAGEHGGRVIYSGPLAGLLEEPRSLTAKYLRGELQIPVPAQRRKGGPQRLRLIGAREHNLQGVDIEIPLNTLTCVTGVSGSGKSTLVHDVLYAGLKRAKGDWDRKVGFHRRLEGVELISDVVLVDQAPIGRTPRSNPVTYLKAFDPIRELLASTKDARSRGLTASSFSFNVPGGRCEACQGEGEVRVEMQFLADVFVPCEHCDGKRFKPAVLDVRYRGKSVTQILDLTVREALQFFSGSLKVLRRLQVLDEIGLGYIRLGQPATTLSGGEAQRVKIAAHLASAGGERLLYILDEPTTGLHFDDIAKLLTAFRKLLEAGSTLVVIEHNLDVVKTADWVIDLGPEGGVGGGRLVAMGTPEQVAHVEGSHTGRYLREVLAGAKAT; this is encoded by the coding sequence ATGGCCCCGTTTCGCTCCGCGCCCGAGCCCCTCGTCGTCCGGGGGGCACGGACCCACAACCTCAAGCACGTGGACGTCACCGTGCCGTCCAGCCAGCTGGTCGTGCTGACCGGCGTGAGCGGGTCCGGCAAGTCGTCCCTGGCGTTCGACACGATTTACGCCGAGGGCCAGCGGCGCTACGTCGAGTCGCTGTCGGCCTACGCGCGGCAGTTCCTCGAGCGGATGGAGAAGCCCGACGTCGACAGCATCGAGGGCATCGCGCCGGCCATCGCCATCCGCCAGAAGAACAGCGTGCGCAACCCGCGGTCCACGGTGGGCACGGTCACCGAGGTCCACGACTACATGCGGCTGCTGTACGCGCGCGTGGGCCGCACCTACTGCACGCGCTGCGGCACCGAGGTGGTGCGCGAGACGGCGGAGGTCGTGGCCGACCGGCTGCTTTCCCTGCCCGACGGGACGCGCCTGCTCGTCGGCTTCGACATGCCCGTCCTCGCCGCGCAGGCCCGCCCGCGCGCCGCGGCCGACGAGGACGCCGACGACGCGGACGCCGGCGACGACGCCAGCCCCGAGCCGGTCGGGCCCCTCTCGGCCGGGATGGCCGCGGTGGACGCGCTTCGCCGGAAGGGCTTCGGGCGCCTGCTGGTGGACGGCGCGGCCGTGGCGTTCGAGGACCTCACGCCGGACGTGGTCGACACGGCGGCCGCGCTGTCGGTGGTCGTGGACCGGCTCCGCGTGGCCTCGGACCAGCGCTCGCGCCTCACCGATTCGATCGAGGTCGCGTATCAGCAGGGCGGCGGGGCCGCGTGGGCCATCGAGGTGACCGCGGAAGGCGAAGCGGGGGCGCGGCACCTCTTCAGCGAGCGGTTCGAGTGCCGGCCGTGCCAGCTCACCTACGAGACCCCGCAGCCGCGGCTCTTCTCGTTCAACAACCCGTTCGGCGCCTGTCCGTCGTGCCACGGGTTCGGCAACGTCATCGAGCTGGACGTGGATCTCGTGGTGCCCGATCCGGCCAAGACGCTGGCGCAGGGCGCGATCGAGCCCTGGACGAAGCCTCACTACCGATCGCACCTCGCCGAGTTGAAGAAGGTGGCCCGGTCGATCGGCGTGCCTCTCGACGTGGCGTGGCGCGACCTGTCGCCGGAGCAGCAGAAGCTGGTCATCGACGGCGACGGCGCGGGGTGGGGCGGCGTCCGGGGCTTCTTCGCCTGGCTCGAGCGGAAGAAGTACAAGGTGCACGTCCGCGTGTTCCTGAGCCGCTACCGCGGCTACCAGACGTGTCCGGACTGCGGCGGCACCCGGCTGCGCCGCGAGGCGCGGGCGGTGAAGGTGGCCGATCGGACGATCGACCAGGTGTCGGCGCTCACGACCGACGAGGCGCGCCGCTTCTTCGACGGGCTGTCGCTCGGGCCGCAGGACGCGGCCATCGCGCAGAAGGTGCTCGTCGAGATCCGGCGCCGGCTGGGGTTCCTGGCCGACGTGGGGCTGGACTACCTGACGCTCGATCGCCTCTCGTCGACGCTCTCGGGCGGCGAGGCCCAGCGAATCAGCCTGGCGACCTCGCTCGGCGCGGCGCTCGTGGGCACGCTCTACGTGCTGGACGAGCCGTCGATCGGCCTGCACGCGCGGGACAACCAGCGGCTCATCGGCATCCTGCGCCAGCTTCGCGATCTGGGCAACTCCGTCCTCGTCGTCGAGCACGACGCCGACATGATCGCCGTGGCCGATCACGTGGTCGACATGGGCCTCGGGGCCGGCGAGCACGGCGGCCGCGTGATCTACAGCGGGCCGCTGGCCGGCCTGCTGGAGGAACCCCGCTCGCTCACGGCGAAGTACCTCCGCGGCGAGCTGCAGATCCCGGTGCCCGCGCAGCGCCGCAAGGGCGGGCCGCAGCGGCTGCGCCTCATCGGCGCGCGCGAGCACAACCTCCAGGGCGTGGACATCGAGATTCCCCTGAACACGCTCACGTGCGTCACCGGCGTGAGCGGATCGGGCAAGTCCACCCTGGTGCACGACGTGCTCTACGCGGGGCTGAAACGGGCGAAGGGCGACTGGGACCGCAAGGTGGGCTTCCACCGCCGGCTCGAGGGCGTCGAGCTCATCTCGGACGTCGTGCTCGTGGACCAGGCGCCCATCGGCCGGACGCCGCGATCGAACCCCGTCACCTACCTCAAGGCCTTCGATCCCATCCGCGAACTCCTGGCGTCCACCAAGGACGCAAGGAGCCGGGGGCTCACGGCCAGCTCCTTTTCGTTCAACGTGCCGGGCGGCCGTTGCGAGGCCTGCCAGGGCGAGGGCGAGGTGCGGGTCGAGATGCAGTTCCTGGCCGACGTCTTCGTGCCCTGCGAGCACTGTGACGGCAAGCGCTTCAAGCCCGCCGTCCTCGACGTGCGCTACCGCGGCAAGAGCGTCACTCAGATCCTGGACCTCACGGTGCGCGAGGCCCTGCAGTTCTTCAGCGGCTCGCTGAAGGTCCTGCGGCGCCTCCAGGTGCTCGACGAGATCGGCCTCGGGTACATTCGGCTGGGGCAGCCCGCCACGACGCTCTCGGGCGGGGAGGCGCAGCGCGTCAAGATCGCCGCGCACCTGGCGTCGGCGGGCGGGGAGCGGCTGCTCTACATCCTCGACGAGCCCACGACGGGCCTCCACTTCGACGACATCGCGAAGCTGCTCACGGCCTTTCGGAAGCTGCTCGAGGCCGGCAGCACCCTGGTCGTCATCGAGCACAACCTGGACGTCGTGAAGACGGCCGACTGGGTGATCGACCTGGGTCCCGAAGGCGGAGTGGGGGGCGGCCGCCTCGTGGCCATGGGGACCCCCGAGCAGGTGGCCCACGTCGAGGGCTCGCACACCGGCCGGTACCTGCGCGAGGTGCTGGCCGGCGCCAAGGCGACGTGA